A segment of the Nitrosopumilus sp. genome:
CTTTTTGAGAGTTCATCATGACAAAAAATAAACCCCAAATTTCAATTGTCAACGTGGTATCTTCTGTAAAAATTGATCAAGAATTGAATCTTGTGGAAATCACAAAAAAAATTCCAACCGTTGAGTATCACCCAGATCAGTTTCCGGGAATAGTTTTTAGATTAAATAATCCTAGAGCCACAATGTTGATTTTTCGAACTGGGAACATGGTATGCACTGGAGCAACATCTGAAGATTTGTCGATAAAAGCCGTAGACGTGGTGATTCAAAAGCTAAGAAAAGCCAAGATCAAAATAAAAAACAAACCCAAAGTCAAAATACAAAATATTGTTTCAGCAATCAACTTGGAGAGTAGAGTCAACATAGAGCAGGCAGCCAGAACGATTCCCAGAAGCATGTACGAGCCAGAGCAATTTCCGGCAATGATTCACAGAATGCTTGATCCCAAAACGGTGATTTTGATTTTTGCAACAGGCAAATTAATCTGTGTGGGTGCAAGACATGAAAGAGACGTAT
Coding sequences within it:
- a CDS encoding TATA box-binding protein, translating into MTKNKPQISIVNVVSSVKIDQELNLVEITKKIPTVEYHPDQFPGIVFRLNNPRATMLIFRTGNMVCTGATSEDLSIKAVDVVIQKLRKAKIKIKNKPKVKIQNIVSAINLESRVNIEQAARTIPRSMYEPEQFPAMIHRMLDPKTVILIFATGKLICVGARHERDVYRSVNQIHSLLEEKNLMEYD